A genomic region of Vespa crabro chromosome 19, iyVesCrab1.2, whole genome shotgun sequence contains the following coding sequences:
- the LOC124430585 gene encoding probable 28S ribosomal protein S16, mitochondrial, with product MPRLPLHPSSGTGIVTNFKKSIRFVRYGCTNRPFYHIVVIDTKLGQRMAPIEQLGSYDPIPNKYNEKLVSFNFERIQYWLGQQVSVSKPVAELLGLAGFFPIHPRTYMKAWRNRKARENSKVNEEEKQAVTN from the exons ATGCCTCGTTTACCATTACATCCTTCCTCGGGTACAGGAATAGTAACTAACTTTAAAAAATCTATTAGATTTGTTCGATATGGTTGTACAAACAGACCCTTTTAtcatattgttgttatagat ACAAAACTGGGACAACGTATGGCTCCTATTGAACAACTAGGTTCTTATGACCCAATTCCAAATAAGTACAATGAAAAATtagtttcatttaattttgaaagaatACAATATTGGCTTGGACAACAAGTATCTGTCTCTAAACCAGTTGCTGAGTTATTAGGACTAGCTGGTTTCTTCCCCATTCATCCAAGGACTTATATGAAAGCATGGAGAAATCGAAAAGCTAGAGAAAACTCTAAagtaaatgaagaagaaaaacaagcaGTTACCAattaa
- the LOC124430580 gene encoding tetratricopeptide repeat protein 37, producing the protein MSAENKAVLQEVKNLYKQNEYSEAIKKCKKILKKDKNNYLALILLGASMLEVEECKSYTPAAFQKAIDIQPNNPLAWQGLVTYYEKESKNNCNVLNQLIESYCKLLELDSDMSNALSVLEKIANLLLFKKDSLNLNQGIETLNCLRKKVNEEKQSLINKTLAYVLTEQYDNILQFKDILENVLANVIKDTNVVNRQDYYRKYLKLLYTSNKIITLLHEATQMHEEFVQDICPLEWICKVYYEENIYNKRNVDIDIVPFYESLRKLDNESEAGILAEAIHLDSCDNLIKSREILNQLVLIKPQSFHGYVMLSKINKKLYCWEDVESASTEALNLITRRSIMWCSIQVLLIESLSRSNDIEKWKLAEKLCKEMLAEKSSEQLHLFLARINVLLDNDNILDELSNLESKSDTRVEAVILRALFLKNHKNLEEAADVLGSALETSESWSLLGKIYWEMADYNHSLMAFLNSVQADRYNWESLVYLGHYYHEHCKDIERSRKCYQTALQINPNSEQAGIGLSTTLRLLKNSEANIQLLRKLTAYSSGPKWAWLQLGLYYLDRGEATEAIKALQHVIRADPGDNHGWESLADAYWSRGAYKSALKSYQRALDLCPGSLYSMIQVANIKLIIGEFEEAKEDFKKILSNESHYIPALKGLAETCLSLATKNISHQFLGRARDNLQQAIECLTDAVLNNSKLSCIWKLLGDVCYRSAVMSEKYSYLQVMPFLINRKSTEKYIIIKRVDLFLLSTRSYCRALSLSKDSALLWHDLACCYYAQLLLNPSIDRKDIAIKSLSAAKYAVKLCPTSWLHWNILAIICMASEIKNYALAQHSYVMSISRESNNALVWSNLGILYLYIGDIYKANEAFCRAQRADPTNMNSWVGQAIIAEKIKYREAVDLFRHSAQLGYHNEACLGYSHGVLTLLLDVDTNKSDPLYTYTIENMHAVSVATDLLTWYIEHNPNNAYALNTYGLLLERQKLYLSAAEQFTKALHECNEKEKDFICINLSRIFIRLNKYEEAIQLCKSVNNSTFNSQCHLALCLFKAKRYEESYTTYEAALHWFAKEESDKANTLCAMAAMAHIFQGVDDVKTLLFQCILIKPPMIAGFLAAASLGILHGDLNLTALVLNELESYKNDVEYRHHITALSAYSSLVQNNVANAINVLSKITFRYPNDVNCWINLARVLFEIDLTTFHKCAEKALYLSGRSSSNNIVYVVCASALSALTTENVTNALRNVQKAVFQFPNEVESWASFIAVLITRYIKYIDTETNPGVKWVIGLITIVQQQFSTKQQISYWLEKSKKKLLNISK; encoded by the exons atgtcaGCTGAAAATAAAGCAGTATTACAAGAAGTAAAAAacttatataaacaaaatgaatattCAGAAGCAATAAAGAAAtgcaagaaaatattaaaaaaggataagaacaATTATCTAGCACTCATTTTATTAGGTGCTTCTATGCTTGAAGTAGAAGAATGCAAATCTTACACTCCAGCAGCCTTCCAGAAAGCAATTGATATACAACCAAATAATCCGTTGGCTTGGCAAGGATTAGTAACGTATTATGAAAAGGAATCAAAGAATAATTGTAATGTGTTAAATCAGCTGATTGAAAGTTATTGTAAACTTTTAGAATTAGACAG TGACATGTCCAATGCTTTATCCGTTCTAGAAAAAATAGctaatcttcttttatttaagaaaGACAGTTTAAACTTAAATCAAGGCATTGAAACATTAAATTGTTTACGTAAAAAAGTCAATGAAGAAAAGCAAAGTTTAATCAACAAAACTTTGGCATATGTTTTAACAGaacaatatgataatatactCCAATTTAAAGACATATTAGAAAATGTTCTAGCAAATGTGATAAAAGATACTAATGTGGTTAACAGACaagattattatagaaaatatttaaaacttttatatacatctaataaaataattacattattacatGAAGCTACACAAATGCACGAGGAATTTGTACAAGATATTTGCCCTCTTG AATGGATATGTAAAGTTTATTATGAggaaaacatatataataagagaaatgtagatattgatattgttccGTTCTATGAATCACTTAGAAAACTTGATAATGAATCTGAAGCTGGTATTCTAGCTGAAGCAATACATTTAGACTCATGTGATAATTTAATCAAATCACgtgaaattttaaatcaattagTTTTAATAAAACCACAATCATTTCATGGGTATGTTATGCTGagcaaaataaataagaaattatattgttGGGAAGATGTGGAAAGTGCCTCAACAGAAGCATTAAATCTTATAACTCGTAGATCTATTATGTGGTGTAGTattcaagtattattaattgagTCACTTAGTAGAAGCAACGATATAGAAAAGTGGAAATTGGCTGAAAAATTATGCAAAGAa ATGTTAGCAGAGAAATCTTCAGAGCAACTACATCTTTTTCTTGCACGGATCAATGTGTTattagataatgataatattcttGATGAATTGAGTAACTTGGAATCAAAGTCTGACACAAGAGTTGAAGCTGTCATTTTACGagcattatttttaaaaaatcataaaaactTAGAGGAGGCCGCAGATGTTCTTGGATCTGCTCTAGAAACTTCAGAAAGTTGGTCGCTGCTTGGTAAAATATATTGGGAGATGGCAGATTATAATCATAGTTTGATGGCTTTCTTAAATAGTGTACAAGCAGATCGTTATAATTGGGAATCTTTAGTTTATCTTGGACATTATTATCACGAACATTGTAAAGATATAGAACGATCAAGAAAGTGCTACCAAACAGCATTACAGATTAATCCCAATTCAGAACAAGCTGGCATTGGTTTAAGTACAACATTGAGATTACTTAAAAAtagt GAAGCTAATATACAATTGTTGCGAAAATTAACAGCCTACAGCAGTGGTCCTAAATGGGCATGGTTACAATTaggtttatattatttagatagAGGAGAAGCAACTGAAGCTATTAAAGCATTGCAACATGTCATTAGAGCTGATCCCGGTGATAA TCACGGTTGGGAATCTTTAGCAGACGCGTATTGGTCACGAGGTGCTTATAAGTCAGCTTTAAAATCTTATCAACGAGCATTAGATTTATGCCCCGGGTCTTTATATTCTATGATACAAGTTGCAAATATTAAATTG ATCATAGGTGAATTTGAAGAGGCTAAAgaagattttaaaaaaatattgagcAATGAATCACATTATATACCTGCTCTAAAGGGTCTTGCAGAGACATGTTTAAGTTTAGCAACAAAGAATATTTCTCACCAATTTCTAGGACGTGCTAGAGATAATCTTCAACAAGCAATAGAATGTTTAACAGATGCGGTTTTGAATAACTCTAAATTATCTTGCATTTGGAAGTTACTTGGCGATGTATGTTATAGGAGTGCAGTAATGTCAGAAAAATATAGTTACCTTCAAGTTATGCCTTTTTTGATAAACCGTAAAAGTaccgaaaaatatattattattaaaagagtagatttatttctattatcaacaag atCTTATTGTCGTGCACTATCCCTTTCTAAAGATTCTGCATTATTATGGCATGATCTAGCTTGCTGTTACTACGCTCAATTGCTCTTAAATCCTTCCATCGATCGTAAAGATATTGCAATTAAAAGTCTTTCAGCTGCTAAATATGCTGTAAAGTTATGTCCAACATCATGGTTACATTGGAATATTTTAGCAATTATTTGTATGGCttcggaaataaaaaattatgccTTAGCACAGCATTCTTATGTTATGTCAATTAGCAGAGAATCTAACAATGCTCTAGTATGGTCCAATTtaggaattttatatttatatattg GAGATATATACAAAGCCAATGAAGCATTTTGTCGTGCCCAACGAGCAGATCCAACAAATATGAATAGTTGGGTTGGACAAGCCATAATtgcagaaaaaataaagtatcgCGAAGCAGTAGATTTGTTTAGACATTCGGCACAATTAGGATATCATAATGAAGCATGTTTAGGATATTCTCATGGGGTACTAACATTATTGTTAGATGTTGATACTAATAAATCAGACCCTTTGTATACTTATACCATAGAAAATATGCATGCTGTATCAGTAGCAACAGATTTGCTTACTTGGTACATAG aGCATAATCCGAATAATGCATATGCGCTCAACACTTATGGATTATTGTTGGAAagacaaaaattatatctatcaGCAGCAGAACAATTTACTAAAGCATTACATGAATGTaacgaaaaggagaaagattttatttgCATAAATCTTTCACGCATTTTTATACGTCTTAACAAATATGAAGAAGCTATACAGTTATGTAAAAGTGTAAATAATAGTACTTTCAATTCACAATGTCATTTAGCTTTATGTCTTTTTAAAG CAAAACGATATGAGGAATCATATACTACTTATGAAGCAGCTCTTCATTGGTTTGCCAAAGAAGAATCAGATAAAGCAAATACATTATGTGCTATGGCAGCTATGGCTCATATTTTTCAAGGAGTAGATGATGTTAAAACTTTACTCTTCCAATGTATATTGATTAAGCCACCTATGATAGCTGGTTTTTTAGCAGCTGCCTCATTGGGTATATTACATGGAGACCTGAATTTAACTGCTCTAGTGCTGAATGAATTAgaatcatataaaaatgatgtaGAGTACAGGCATCACATTACTGCTTTGTCTGCTTATTCAAGCCTTGTCCAGAATAACGTAGCCAATGCTATTAATGTTCTATCAAAGATAACTTTTAGATACCcaa ATGATGTGAATTGCTGGATAAATCTTGCTAgagttttatttgaaatagatTTAACGACTTTCCATAAATGCGCAGAAAAAGCATTATATTTAAGTGGAAGATCATCTTccaataatattgtatatgtgGTCTGTGCATCTGCATTAAGTGCTTTAACTACTGAAAATGTCACTAATGCATTGAGAAATGTTCAGAAGGCAGTATTTCAATTTCCTAATGAAGTTGAAAGTTGGGCAAGTTTTATCGCTGTACTTATAACAcgatatataaa ATATATTGACACAGAGACTAATCCAGGTGTTAAATGGGTAATTGGATTGATAACTATAGTACAACAGCAATTTTCTACGAAACAGCAGATATCTTATTGgttagaaaaaagtaaaaagaaattattaaatatatccaaGTAA
- the LOC124430581 gene encoding tyrosine-protein kinase hopscotch isoform X1, giving the protein MDINRLVIISVVTDEKELNISYTVGWSIEDLCIKICKIFGIGPVARHLFALRNHATKLWYPANYKLENKEKSKFDFRLRFKPASLQTLKRIDERAYDYYFQQARSDVMENKVPDIVYERHKRELIGLGVSDMYRVMLEKRIPREIVESEYKKYIPKECIKRHAFFIKKPIHNALGRISGHDASYVKEQYLKQFECMAPNYPYEEYKALMDKGIPNPPSKVVLRVNVDEVKYCETESGAWNQLCAIEDLCFISIRQDNTVEVSRKNGIPSYLKFPTSNLLMSFVSALDGYYRLAIKWTFNLCRDVTTPSLEKLHKLKCHGPVGREFAYGKLEEKRANRPGSYILRESETEYNVYYFDSCGKDGNLMSQRIEELAVNEFVIQNNIERYKSLGHFISSFQDPESQPYLLECLPPSEYDKSPLLICAPENVGNEVAADEEIIASLLESGPRCVPRDQLQIYKVFSKNSESLNVQPPATRLHRAMWRVTKGKKLEVAIKILKEEEWCSTKEFLELAGKWGQLRSGALVRLYGLTVTPAIGMLLELVRLGPLDAYLRSTSPQTIKTVDMVEAAACLANALWHLEENGVIHGNIRCKKLLVHAHTDNSFIVKLADPGLFIYTDKDVHWLPPEFYSNPEIAKCNFQTDIWAVSTTVWQIFSRGAEPPTYHDLNIVKKYYESGKRLPIPSSCPVEVYKLMLECWGESNGIRKQPQAIMRDINQILYQVYNSRRTHAYATAFPKLFSDSDHIHEDDSDTIDDKSINSESHASSLITDRTSLPWDDIDDNTKELININESYTGSAEELSNYLSWLKSTARDIESCNDRSMAGVINCSDRTTHALRITHDGSIGDVSIVNNNCSSVSDDGTRMQNIFELNADCYIILQGRIGQGFYGEVYKGILERDGGKDIEPQQVAVKKLKTRALEADLRDFEREISIMKTLKHPNVVEILGVISEPEVCLVMEFVKHGSLQSYLALHRQTLTHKKLLGFALDIATGMDYLGHKSIVHRDLAARNILVADESKVKISDFGLAQVTGKNDYYILQTNRDLPIKWYAPESLRDGKFSPRSDVWSFGVTMYETFGLGKDPKLPGIVSDVRDKSANEISDSEIGIEEGSAELLAALERGSRLPCPPTCPQQIYVKLMYPCWHLHSHKRPDFASLCRDIRELLNHY; this is encoded by the exons atgGACATCAATAGGTTAGTAATAATCAGTGTGGTAACGGATGAGAAAGAACTAAATATATCGTATACAGTAGGATGGTCAATTGAAGATCTTTGTATAAAG ATATGCAAAATATTTGGGATAGGTCCTGTGGCAAGGCATCTTTTTGCTTTACGGAATCATGCTACCAAACTTTGGTATCCTGCAAATtacaaattagaaaataaggaaaaaagtaaatttgatTTTCGTTTAAGATTCAAACCAGCCAGTTTACAAACATTAAAACGCATAGACGAAAGagcttatgattattattttcaacaagCTCGTTCTGATGTAATGGAAAATAAAGTACCAGATATCGTTTATGAAAGGCATAAACGTGAATTGATTGGATTAGGTGTTAGTgatatgtatag AGTGATGCTTGAAAAACGTATACCAAGAGAAATTGTAGAATCAGAGTACAAGAAATATATTCCAAAGGAATGTATTAAACGTCatgctttttttataaaaaaaccTATACATAATGCACTTGGACGTATTTCTGGACATGATGCTTCTTATGTAAAAGAACAGTACCTGAAACAATTTGAATGCATGGCACCGAATTATCCATATGAGGAATATAAAGCTTTAATGGATAAAGGTATTCCAAATCCTCCATCTAAAGTAGTACTTAGGGTAAATGTTGATGAAGTAAAATATTGTGAAACGGAATCTGGTGCTTGGAATCAACTTTGTGCAATAGAAgatctttgttttatttccataag acAAGACAATACTGTAGAAGTatcaagaaaaaatggaatacCTTCGTATTTAAAATTTCCAACCAGTAATCTTCTTATGTCATTTGTTTCTGCTTTGGATGGCTACTATCGTTTGGCTATTAAATGGACTTTTAATTTGTGTAGAGATGTCACTACACCAAGTTTAGAAAAGCTACATAAGCTGAAATGTCATGGACCAGTTGG AAGGGAATTTGCATATGGAAAACTTGAAGAAAAACGTGCCAATCGTCCCGGATCTTACATACTCCGTGAAAGTGAGACAGAAtacaatgtttattatttcgacTCTTGTGGCAAAGATGGAAATCTAATGTCACAAAGAATAGAAGAACTTGCTGTTAACGAATTtgttatacaaaataatatagaaagatataaatctttaggacattttatttcttcatttcaaGATCCCGAAAGTCAACCATATCTTTTAGAATGCTTACCACCTTCAGAATATG ataAATCACCATTATTAATTTGTGCACCAGAAAATGTGGGAAATGAGGTTGCTGCCGATGAAGAAATCATTGCATCTCTTTTGGAAAGTGGACCTCGTTGTGTTCCTCGTGACCAATTGCAAATTTATAAAGTGTTCTCAAAAAATAGCGAATCTTTGAACGTACAACCACCGGCCACGAGATTGCATAGGGCAATGTGGCGTgttacgaaaggaaaaaagttggAAGTTGCTATAAAAATactcaaagaagaagaatggtGTTCCACTAAAGAATTTTTAGAATTAGCTGGAAAATGGGGTCAATTGAGATCAGGTGCTTTAGTAAG ACTGTATGGTTTAACTGTAACACCAGCGATTGGAATGTTATTAGAATTAGTAAGACTTGGACCATTAGATGCATACTTACGTAGCACTTCTCCACAAACTATAAAAACAGTTGATATGGTTGAAGCAGCTGCATGTTTAGCCAATGCACTATGGCATTTG GAGGAAAATGGTGTTATTCATGGAAACATTAGATGTAAAAAACTTCTTGTTCATGCACACACAGATAATAGTTTCATAGTTAAATTAGCTGATCCtggtctttttatttatacagatAAGGA TGTACATTGGTTGCCACctgaattttattcaaatccGGAAATTGCAAAATGTAATTTCCAAACAGATATATGGGCTGTAAGCACTACAGTTTGGCAAATTTTTTCAAGGGGAGCAGAACCTCCCACATACCATGACCTGAATATTGTGAAAAAG TATTATGAAAGTGGTAAACGATTGCCTATACCAAGTAGCTGTCCAGTAGaagtttataaattaatgttgGAATGTTGGGGTGAATCTAATGGTATAAGAAAACAGCCTCAAGCAATAATGCGTGATATCAATCAAATTCTCTATCAAGTATACAATTCAAGACGAACGCACGCATATGCGACTGCATTTCCTAAATTATTTAGTGATTCTGATCATATACATGAAGATGATTCTGATACAATAGACGATAAATCCATAAATTCTGAATCACATGCAAGTAGTCTTATTACTGATAGAACTAGTTTACCTTGGGATGACATCGATGACA acacaaaagaattaattaacattaatgaaaGTTACACCGGTAGTGCTGAAGaactttcaaattatttaagtTGGTTAAAAAGTACAGCTAGAGATATAGAAAGTTGTAACGATCGATCAATGGCGGGTGTTATTAACTGTTCAGATCGTACAACACATGCTCTTCGTATTACTCATGATGGTAGTATCGGCGACGTTAGCATagtcaataataattgtagtagtgTAAGCGACGATGGCACTCGAatgcaaaatatttttgagTTGAATGCggattgttatattattctaCAAGGTCGAATAGGTCAAGGATTTTATGGTGAAGTTTATAAAGGTATACTGGAAAGGGATGGCGGAAAAGATATAGAACCACAACAAGTGGCTGTAAAAAAGTTGAAAACTCGTGCTTTAGAAGCCGATTTACGtgattttgaaagagaaatatctaTTATGAAG ACTCTAAAACATCCAAATGTCGTAGAAATTTTGGGTGTCATATCAGAACCTGAAGTATGTTTAGTAATGGAATTTGTAAAACATGGATCACTTCAAAGTTACTTAGCTTTACATCGACAAACACTTACTCATAAAAAATTACTTGGTTTTGCCTTAGATATTGCCACTGGTATGGATTATCTAGGACATAAAAGTATTGTTCACAGAGATCTTGCTGCAAGAAATATCTTGGTTGCAGATGAGAGTAAGGTGAAAATTAGCGACTTTGGTCTGGCTCAAGTAACTGGAAAAAATGATTACTACATACTTCAAACTAATCGAGATCTCCCAATAAAATg gtaTGCACCAGAAAGTTTAAGAGATGGAAAATTTTCACCACGTTCAGATGTTTGGTCGTTTGGTGTAACAATGTATGAAACCTTTGGCTTAGGTAAAGATCCAAAGTTACCGGGTATCGTTTCAGATGTTAGAGATAAAAGTGCAAATGAAATCAGTGATTCTGAGATAGGTATAGAAGAAGGAAGTGCTGAATTATTAGCAGCTCTTGAAAGAGGTAGTAGGCTTCCTTGTCCACCAACTTGTCCGCAGCAAATTTACGTCAAACTTATGTACCCATGTTGGCACTTGCATAGTCATAAGAGACCAGATTTTGCATCTCTCTGTAGAGATATTAGAGAACTGCTTaaccattattaa
- the LOC124430581 gene encoding tyrosine-protein kinase hopscotch isoform X2 — protein MLEKRIPREIVESEYKKYIPKECIKRHAFFIKKPIHNALGRISGHDASYVKEQYLKQFECMAPNYPYEEYKALMDKGIPNPPSKVVLRVNVDEVKYCETESGAWNQLCAIEDLCFISIRQDNTVEVSRKNGIPSYLKFPTSNLLMSFVSALDGYYRLAIKWTFNLCRDVTTPSLEKLHKLKCHGPVGREFAYGKLEEKRANRPGSYILRESETEYNVYYFDSCGKDGNLMSQRIEELAVNEFVIQNNIERYKSLGHFISSFQDPESQPYLLECLPPSEYDKSPLLICAPENVGNEVAADEEIIASLLESGPRCVPRDQLQIYKVFSKNSESLNVQPPATRLHRAMWRVTKGKKLEVAIKILKEEEWCSTKEFLELAGKWGQLRSGALVRLYGLTVTPAIGMLLELVRLGPLDAYLRSTSPQTIKTVDMVEAAACLANALWHLEENGVIHGNIRCKKLLVHAHTDNSFIVKLADPGLFIYTDKDVHWLPPEFYSNPEIAKCNFQTDIWAVSTTVWQIFSRGAEPPTYHDLNIVKKYYESGKRLPIPSSCPVEVYKLMLECWGESNGIRKQPQAIMRDINQILYQVYNSRRTHAYATAFPKLFSDSDHIHEDDSDTIDDKSINSESHASSLITDRTSLPWDDIDDNTKELININESYTGSAEELSNYLSWLKSTARDIESCNDRSMAGVINCSDRTTHALRITHDGSIGDVSIVNNNCSSVSDDGTRMQNIFELNADCYIILQGRIGQGFYGEVYKGILERDGGKDIEPQQVAVKKLKTRALEADLRDFEREISIMKTLKHPNVVEILGVISEPEVCLVMEFVKHGSLQSYLALHRQTLTHKKLLGFALDIATGMDYLGHKSIVHRDLAARNILVADESKVKISDFGLAQVTGKNDYYILQTNRDLPIKWYAPESLRDGKFSPRSDVWSFGVTMYETFGLGKDPKLPGIVSDVRDKSANEISDSEIGIEEGSAELLAALERGSRLPCPPTCPQQIYVKLMYPCWHLHSHKRPDFASLCRDIRELLNHY, from the exons ATGCTTGAAAAACGTATACCAAGAGAAATTGTAGAATCAGAGTACAAGAAATATATTCCAAAGGAATGTATTAAACGTCatgctttttttataaaaaaaccTATACATAATGCACTTGGACGTATTTCTGGACATGATGCTTCTTATGTAAAAGAACAGTACCTGAAACAATTTGAATGCATGGCACCGAATTATCCATATGAGGAATATAAAGCTTTAATGGATAAAGGTATTCCAAATCCTCCATCTAAAGTAGTACTTAGGGTAAATGTTGATGAAGTAAAATATTGTGAAACGGAATCTGGTGCTTGGAATCAACTTTGTGCAATAGAAgatctttgttttatttccataag acAAGACAATACTGTAGAAGTatcaagaaaaaatggaatacCTTCGTATTTAAAATTTCCAACCAGTAATCTTCTTATGTCATTTGTTTCTGCTTTGGATGGCTACTATCGTTTGGCTATTAAATGGACTTTTAATTTGTGTAGAGATGTCACTACACCAAGTTTAGAAAAGCTACATAAGCTGAAATGTCATGGACCAGTTGG AAGGGAATTTGCATATGGAAAACTTGAAGAAAAACGTGCCAATCGTCCCGGATCTTACATACTCCGTGAAAGTGAGACAGAAtacaatgtttattatttcgacTCTTGTGGCAAAGATGGAAATCTAATGTCACAAAGAATAGAAGAACTTGCTGTTAACGAATTtgttatacaaaataatatagaaagatataaatctttaggacattttatttcttcatttcaaGATCCCGAAAGTCAACCATATCTTTTAGAATGCTTACCACCTTCAGAATATG ataAATCACCATTATTAATTTGTGCACCAGAAAATGTGGGAAATGAGGTTGCTGCCGATGAAGAAATCATTGCATCTCTTTTGGAAAGTGGACCTCGTTGTGTTCCTCGTGACCAATTGCAAATTTATAAAGTGTTCTCAAAAAATAGCGAATCTTTGAACGTACAACCACCGGCCACGAGATTGCATAGGGCAATGTGGCGTgttacgaaaggaaaaaagttggAAGTTGCTATAAAAATactcaaagaagaagaatggtGTTCCACTAAAGAATTTTTAGAATTAGCTGGAAAATGGGGTCAATTGAGATCAGGTGCTTTAGTAAG ACTGTATGGTTTAACTGTAACACCAGCGATTGGAATGTTATTAGAATTAGTAAGACTTGGACCATTAGATGCATACTTACGTAGCACTTCTCCACAAACTATAAAAACAGTTGATATGGTTGAAGCAGCTGCATGTTTAGCCAATGCACTATGGCATTTG GAGGAAAATGGTGTTATTCATGGAAACATTAGATGTAAAAAACTTCTTGTTCATGCACACACAGATAATAGTTTCATAGTTAAATTAGCTGATCCtggtctttttatttatacagatAAGGA TGTACATTGGTTGCCACctgaattttattcaaatccGGAAATTGCAAAATGTAATTTCCAAACAGATATATGGGCTGTAAGCACTACAGTTTGGCAAATTTTTTCAAGGGGAGCAGAACCTCCCACATACCATGACCTGAATATTGTGAAAAAG TATTATGAAAGTGGTAAACGATTGCCTATACCAAGTAGCTGTCCAGTAGaagtttataaattaatgttgGAATGTTGGGGTGAATCTAATGGTATAAGAAAACAGCCTCAAGCAATAATGCGTGATATCAATCAAATTCTCTATCAAGTATACAATTCAAGACGAACGCACGCATATGCGACTGCATTTCCTAAATTATTTAGTGATTCTGATCATATACATGAAGATGATTCTGATACAATAGACGATAAATCCATAAATTCTGAATCACATGCAAGTAGTCTTATTACTGATAGAACTAGTTTACCTTGGGATGACATCGATGACA acacaaaagaattaattaacattaatgaaaGTTACACCGGTAGTGCTGAAGaactttcaaattatttaagtTGGTTAAAAAGTACAGCTAGAGATATAGAAAGTTGTAACGATCGATCAATGGCGGGTGTTATTAACTGTTCAGATCGTACAACACATGCTCTTCGTATTACTCATGATGGTAGTATCGGCGACGTTAGCATagtcaataataattgtagtagtgTAAGCGACGATGGCACTCGAatgcaaaatatttttgagTTGAATGCggattgttatattattctaCAAGGTCGAATAGGTCAAGGATTTTATGGTGAAGTTTATAAAGGTATACTGGAAAGGGATGGCGGAAAAGATATAGAACCACAACAAGTGGCTGTAAAAAAGTTGAAAACTCGTGCTTTAGAAGCCGATTTACGtgattttgaaagagaaatatctaTTATGAAG ACTCTAAAACATCCAAATGTCGTAGAAATTTTGGGTGTCATATCAGAACCTGAAGTATGTTTAGTAATGGAATTTGTAAAACATGGATCACTTCAAAGTTACTTAGCTTTACATCGACAAACACTTACTCATAAAAAATTACTTGGTTTTGCCTTAGATATTGCCACTGGTATGGATTATCTAGGACATAAAAGTATTGTTCACAGAGATCTTGCTGCAAGAAATATCTTGGTTGCAGATGAGAGTAAGGTGAAAATTAGCGACTTTGGTCTGGCTCAAGTAACTGGAAAAAATGATTACTACATACTTCAAACTAATCGAGATCTCCCAATAAAATg gtaTGCACCAGAAAGTTTAAGAGATGGAAAATTTTCACCACGTTCAGATGTTTGGTCGTTTGGTGTAACAATGTATGAAACCTTTGGCTTAGGTAAAGATCCAAAGTTACCGGGTATCGTTTCAGATGTTAGAGATAAAAGTGCAAATGAAATCAGTGATTCTGAGATAGGTATAGAAGAAGGAAGTGCTGAATTATTAGCAGCTCTTGAAAGAGGTAGTAGGCTTCCTTGTCCACCAACTTGTCCGCAGCAAATTTACGTCAAACTTATGTACCCATGTTGGCACTTGCATAGTCATAAGAGACCAGATTTTGCATCTCTCTGTAGAGATATTAGAGAACTGCTTaaccattattaa